One stretch of Candidatus Melainabacteria bacterium DNA includes these proteins:
- a CDS encoding methyltransferase domain-containing protein — protein MPAKIESILCCPLCKGALQPLSEAHPVCADSDLLSAANPSSSALAEKSCVVDVSSSESGRKSGAADPSSSETASPSLAAESENVRGYVCNACAREYPQIAGILDFRICPDPYIDIAADRAKALRIFSKSASMTFEELVAFYYSITPEVPDDLGRHYLNHHVAGVKRGEGILSRMRSYRLTKQAHPGVDLLDLGCGTGGFLAAAHAQGASCVGADVALRWLVIARSRFRDLGQSEITVVCACADHLPFVSDSFDVILAENLIEHCSDTTAVLSEVNRIRRAGGAFMARTINRFAFGPEPHVGVWGVGYLPRSIANSYVKLIKGIPYEHIYLESFGSLQRAIQSVGDSAIETKVPVITEADYAHHPSWKKALFKIYSIVMSTPVIGGLIARLGPYVDVASKPGKVALSANPTRDCAQNPAQNLAQDSTQDSAQDPAQDPAQDPARDPARDPARDPARDPAQDPAQDPAQDAAQNSAICK, from the coding sequence ATGCCGGCAAAAATTGAGTCTATTCTTTGTTGCCCTTTATGCAAGGGGGCGTTGCAGCCTCTGAGCGAGGCGCATCCCGTTTGCGCCGATTCGGATTTATTGAGTGCCGCGAATCCATCAAGTAGTGCGCTTGCCGAGAAGTCTTGTGTTGTGGATGTATCAAGTAGTGAGTCAGGCAGGAAGTCGGGCGCAGCGGATCCATCAAGCAGCGAGACCGCCAGTCCTTCGCTGGCGGCGGAGTCGGAGAATGTGCGTGGGTACGTTTGCAATGCGTGCGCTCGCGAGTATCCACAAATTGCCGGTATTTTGGATTTCCGAATTTGTCCAGATCCTTACATCGACATTGCCGCTGATCGCGCTAAGGCTCTGCGAATATTCAGTAAATCTGCCTCTATGACATTTGAGGAGCTGGTAGCTTTCTACTACTCAATTACACCTGAGGTCCCTGATGATCTCGGGCGGCATTATCTTAATCATCATGTTGCTGGGGTGAAGAGGGGCGAAGGCATTCTGAGTAGAATGCGATCTTATCGCCTGACTAAACAGGCTCATCCTGGTGTGGATTTGCTGGATCTCGGGTGTGGCACCGGTGGGTTCTTGGCAGCAGCACATGCTCAGGGGGCATCTTGTGTCGGTGCTGATGTCGCTTTGCGTTGGCTTGTTATCGCGCGCAGTCGGTTTCGAGATTTAGGGCAGTCAGAAATCACAGTCGTTTGTGCTTGCGCCGATCATCTTCCTTTCGTTTCAGATTCTTTCGATGTGATTTTGGCTGAGAATCTGATTGAGCATTGCAGTGATACCACAGCTGTTTTGTCAGAAGTTAATCGAATTCGGCGAGCCGGCGGAGCATTCATGGCGCGTACGATTAATCGGTTCGCATTTGGACCGGAACCTCACGTCGGAGTCTGGGGTGTCGGTTACTTGCCTCGATCGATCGCCAACAGCTACGTCAAACTCATAAAGGGCATTCCTTATGAGCACATCTACCTCGAGTCCTTCGGCAGTCTGCAGCGAGCTATCCAGTCTGTTGGCGATAGCGCGATCGAGACTAAAGTACCTGTGATCACTGAGGCTGATTATGCTCATCATCCCAGTTGGAAAAAGGCTTTGTTCAAAATCTACTCGATCGTTATGAGCACACCTGTGATTGGTGGACTCATCGCACGTCTTGGACCTTATGTGGATGTAGCATCGAAGCCTGGCAAGGTCGCGTTGTCTGCCAACCCTACAAGGGATTGTGCGCAAAACCCAGCGCAAAATTTAGCTCAAGACTCGACGCAAGATTCAGCGCAAGACCCGGCGCAAGACCCGGCGCAAGATCCAGCGCGAGACCCAGCGCGAGACCCGGCGCGAGACCCAGCGCGAGACCCGGCGCAGGATCCAGCTCAAGATCCGGCGCAAGATGCAG
- a CDS encoding polysaccharide deacetylase family protein — protein MVPILTYHSVGRLNPILDTPVEKFEQHLNAFAERGFKTITLSQLVQLMKAKSTLPEKSFVLTFDDGYRTFYTDAWPLLQKYGFNATVFLITDFCGKDNQWVGQPASVPRAPLLSWSEVEELAKAGCEFGGHTSTHRPLSTLSGQKLQDELVKSKAKIMEVTGQTASTFAYPYGDTSGDAISAVQQHYEGAVSTDLGICSLSSNKYLLPRIDSYYLTQEWIDNLEQPWFSPYLSFRQMLRRVKRVFQPDWQPDEYRDAGKN, from the coding sequence ATGGTACCGATTCTCACTTATCATTCAGTGGGCAGGCTGAATCCCATTCTCGATACTCCTGTCGAGAAGTTCGAGCAGCATCTCAATGCTTTTGCTGAGAGAGGATTTAAGACGATTACGCTATCCCAGTTGGTGCAACTGATGAAAGCAAAATCAACATTGCCTGAGAAATCTTTTGTCCTGACTTTTGATGATGGGTATCGCACTTTCTATACGGATGCCTGGCCTCTTCTGCAGAAATATGGGTTCAACGCTACGGTATTTTTGATCACTGATTTTTGCGGTAAAGATAATCAGTGGGTGGGACAGCCTGCGTCTGTACCGCGGGCGCCTTTACTGTCGTGGAGCGAGGTTGAAGAACTTGCAAAGGCTGGCTGTGAGTTTGGCGGACATACGTCTACTCATCGTCCTTTGTCTACGCTATCGGGGCAAAAGCTGCAGGACGAGCTGGTTAAGTCGAAAGCGAAGATTATGGAAGTGACGGGGCAGACTGCTTCTACTTTTGCTTATCCATATGGTGATACTTCCGGTGATGCGATCAGTGCGGTACAACAACACTATGAGGGCGCTGTTTCAACCGATCTGGGAATTTGCAGTCTGAGCTCCAACAAATACTTACTGCCTAGAATTGATTCCTATTATTTGACGCAGGAGTGGATCGATAATCTTGAACAGCCCTGGTTTTCTCCCTATTTGAGTTTCAGGCAGATGCTTCGCCGTGTTAAGCGTGTGTTCCAGCCAGATTGGCAACCCGACGAGTATAGAGATGCCGGCAAAAATTGA
- a CDS encoding Gfo/Idh/MocA family oxidoreductase, with product MPGEIGVCHIGAGSIGALRAAAVAKTPGLRLVVVSDIRLDAAKELASKFGCDATADWKIAASRSDVDMVIISTPPSLHADMAVYAIENGKHVLCEKPLAHTLEDAERMCTAAEKKGVLLKTGFNHRYFESMAFAKKLITSGRLGKILTVKAYAGHPGGKEFGPAWVTDGAVTGGGSLVDNGIHIMDLTRFFLGDVEVGKGYVANLVWPFEKAEDNSFALFSTADGAKAYVHASWTDPRGYFFSMEVVGTKGYVRASYPPMMAEWGETPEAGIRAKKHWEIFPLFQIKERLFSWRWTIINSFIKEMSDFAEGIRTNTPVEPTGRDGLRTMQMAHAIYRSSKEGSEIKV from the coding sequence ATGCCCGGCGAAATAGGAGTATGTCATATAGGTGCTGGATCAATCGGGGCGTTGCGAGCTGCTGCTGTAGCTAAGACGCCTGGGTTGCGGCTCGTTGTTGTCTCTGACATACGGTTGGATGCAGCCAAAGAGTTAGCGAGCAAGTTCGGTTGCGACGCTACTGCCGATTGGAAGATTGCCGCCAGTCGCTCGGACGTTGATATGGTAATTATCTCTACGCCTCCCAGTTTGCATGCTGATATGGCTGTCTACGCTATCGAAAACGGGAAGCATGTGCTTTGTGAGAAACCCCTTGCGCACACTCTTGAGGATGCTGAGCGTATGTGTACGGCAGCCGAAAAGAAGGGAGTTCTTTTAAAAACCGGGTTCAACCATCGTTATTTCGAGTCGATGGCTTTTGCCAAGAAACTGATTACATCCGGGCGTCTCGGCAAGATTTTGACGGTGAAAGCATATGCCGGTCATCCGGGTGGCAAGGAGTTTGGACCCGCCTGGGTTACTGATGGTGCGGTGACGGGAGGTGGAAGTCTTGTCGATAATGGAATCCATATCATGGATTTGACTAGATTCTTCCTGGGCGACGTTGAAGTCGGCAAGGGTTATGTTGCTAATCTTGTCTGGCCGTTTGAAAAAGCCGAGGATAATAGTTTCGCGCTCTTCAGCACTGCAGACGGTGCCAAGGCGTATGTTCATGCCAGTTGGACGGATCCCCGTGGCTACTTCTTCTCTATGGAAGTTGTTGGCACGAAAGGTTATGTGCGCGCTTCCTATCCCCCTATGATGGCAGAGTGGGGAGAAACTCCTGAAGCTGGTATCAGAGCTAAGAAGCACTGGGAGATATTTCCTTTGTTCCAGATCAAGGAGAGACTGTTTTCCTGGCGGTGGACGATTATCAATTCATTCATCAAGGAAATGAGTGATTTTGCGGAAGGAATTCGTACGAATACGCCTGTTGAACCGACCGGACGGGATGGATTGCGTACTATGCAAATGGCACACGCGATTTATCGATCTTCTAAAGAAGGCAGTGAGATTAAAGTTTAA
- a CDS encoding glycosyltransferase — translation MNKLKIAMVTTFFPPHNFGGDGVFVQRLSNALAGRGHEVHVIHDKDAFSLGSKALVANTSEAHDLTDPRVTVHSLDGGATGKLDLIATHQLGRPLGKSEQLQKFLDQKFDVIHFHNVSLLGGPGVLTYGQGVKLCTLHDHWFVCSTHVLWRFDEEPCSQRTCMTCTLAAHRPPQLWRYTGAIERAARHVDAFLAPSEFARGSHISNGFPAPIRVLPHFLADPALDVDPEPVHSRPYFLFVGRLEKIKGVQVLIEQFSQFKDADLIVVGNGNYEETLRESARGLKHIHFLGRMSSERLREYYRQAVAVLVPSLCYETFGLVPLEAFSVATPVIVNNLGALPEVVKDGGGITYGSPAELTEAMKKVLGDRELRDRLGLAGLSNFKSNYSESKHIERYLNLIAELQKKHLEVSCPAK, via the coding sequence TTGAATAAGCTGAAGATTGCAATGGTGACTACTTTCTTCCCGCCACATAATTTTGGCGGCGACGGTGTCTTCGTGCAAAGGCTATCGAATGCCCTGGCTGGTCGAGGGCACGAGGTTCACGTTATCCATGACAAAGATGCATTCTCGCTTGGCAGCAAGGCCCTTGTAGCCAATACAAGTGAGGCACACGATTTAACAGATCCGCGCGTCACTGTTCATTCACTTGATGGTGGAGCAACCGGGAAGCTTGATTTGATTGCAACACATCAGCTCGGACGTCCGTTAGGTAAATCTGAGCAACTTCAGAAGTTTCTCGACCAGAAATTCGATGTCATCCATTTCCACAATGTGTCATTGCTTGGTGGTCCAGGCGTTCTTACTTATGGACAAGGTGTCAAGCTTTGCACTCTTCATGATCACTGGTTCGTGTGCTCTACCCATGTGCTCTGGCGTTTTGACGAAGAACCTTGCAGTCAGCGCACCTGTATGACTTGCACATTGGCTGCACATCGTCCTCCTCAGCTGTGGCGTTACACGGGGGCGATTGAACGAGCTGCGCGTCACGTTGATGCATTCCTTGCGCCCAGTGAATTCGCTCGCGGCAGTCACATTTCAAATGGCTTTCCGGCACCAATTCGAGTTTTGCCGCACTTCCTGGCGGATCCTGCGCTTGATGTCGATCCTGAGCCAGTCCACAGTCGTCCGTATTTTCTTTTCGTCGGAAGGCTCGAGAAGATAAAGGGTGTTCAAGTACTGATCGAACAGTTCTCTCAATTCAAGGATGCCGATTTGATTGTTGTGGGCAATGGGAATTACGAGGAAACATTGCGCGAATCTGCAAGAGGTCTGAAGCATATTCACTTCCTCGGTCGCATGTCGTCAGAGCGATTGCGCGAGTATTATCGACAGGCGGTTGCAGTTCTTGTGCCATCGCTTTGCTATGAAACATTTGGACTTGTGCCGCTTGAGGCTTTCTCTGTTGCGACGCCAGTTATAGTCAACAATTTGGGAGCATTGCCAGAGGTCGTCAAAGATGGTGGCGGTATTACTTATGGTTCGCCTGCCGAGCTGACGGAGGCGATGAAAAAAGTTCTCGGTGATAGAGAATTGCGCGATCGACTGGGTCTTGCCGGACTTTCCAACTTCAAGAGCAATTACAGCGAAAGCAAGCATATCGAGCGGTATTTGAATTTGATAGCAGAGTTACAGAAGAAACATTTGGAGGTTTCATGCCCGGCGAAATAG
- a CDS encoding glycosyltransferase family 1 protein: MRVGVDAACWSNKRGYGRFTRGLLNALVESNTEHELVFFVDAQTAGDGDLPTNVRTVVVNTGDRPTSAASASDSRSIKDLLAMTKAVAGESLDAFFFPSVYTYFPAITKGKIILGVHDVIAEDYPDLVFPDKKHRRLWALKGWLAHKQAHYIMTVSEHAKKGIVRHFGHDQERVFVIDEAPDPVFTTLSPDKLDGSILSQFGLSLDSRFLIYIGGINPHKNLPMLVQSLAEIRRSPGMQDVKLVVVGDLKDGFTPGVSELKAKIAELNQEDAVVFTGFVKDEDVIHLLNVAQALVLPSMAEGFGLPAVEGAACGIPIVATQNSPLPDLLEDGGIFIDPNSVEQLTAALRTMLENPGKRDEMARVATAKAQQLTWQRSAAQLDSMLSQVARQT; encoded by the coding sequence ATGCGGGTTGGTGTTGATGCAGCGTGTTGGTCAAATAAGCGCGGATATGGTCGTTTTACGCGCGGGCTTTTGAACGCGCTCGTCGAGTCCAATACTGAGCATGAGTTGGTGTTCTTCGTGGACGCGCAGACTGCAGGTGATGGTGATCTTCCGACTAACGTTCGTACTGTTGTTGTGAACACGGGCGATCGTCCGACATCGGCAGCTTCGGCTTCTGATAGTCGTTCTATAAAAGATTTGCTGGCCATGACTAAAGCTGTTGCAGGTGAGTCGCTGGATGCATTTTTCTTTCCGAGTGTATACACGTATTTCCCCGCCATAACAAAGGGCAAGATTATTCTAGGTGTGCACGATGTTATTGCTGAAGATTATCCTGATCTCGTTTTTCCGGACAAGAAACATCGTCGACTGTGGGCGCTGAAGGGCTGGCTTGCACACAAACAGGCTCACTACATCATGACTGTTTCTGAGCACGCCAAAAAGGGAATTGTTCGCCATTTTGGGCATGACCAGGAGCGGGTATTCGTGATCGACGAAGCTCCGGATCCGGTTTTTACAACACTTTCTCCGGATAAGCTTGATGGCTCGATACTGTCGCAGTTCGGTTTGTCTCTAGACTCGCGATTTCTAATTTATATTGGCGGTATCAATCCACACAAAAACCTGCCTATGCTGGTTCAGAGCCTGGCAGAGATCCGCCGCAGTCCCGGTATGCAGGATGTGAAGTTGGTTGTTGTTGGCGATTTGAAAGATGGATTTACACCCGGTGTCAGTGAGCTCAAGGCGAAGATTGCAGAGTTGAATCAGGAAGACGCTGTTGTCTTTACGGGCTTTGTCAAAGATGAAGATGTCATCCATTTGCTGAATGTAGCGCAAGCGCTTGTATTACCTTCTATGGCAGAGGGATTCGGTCTGCCTGCTGTGGAAGGTGCTGCTTGTGGAATCCCAATTGTTGCGACTCAGAATAGTCCGCTGCCTGACTTGCTTGAGGATGGTGGCATCTTCATTGATCCTAATTCTGTAGAACAGTTGACTGCTGCGCTTCGGACAATGCTCGAGAATCCCGGGAAACGCGATGAAATGGCCCGCGTAGCAACTGCTAAGGCGCAGCAACTGACCTGGCAGCGGTCTGCGGCACAGTTGGATTCTATGCTCAGTCAGGTGGCAAGACAAACTTGA
- a CDS encoding glycosyltransferase, whose product MIETPALSVIVVSFNQLSVLRQCLAAFDGQSQLVGVEIIVIRDWSSANGTDGEEINAIKGEFPKFNWIDAPAGCTVPAMRKLALSKCRGKLVGFTEDDCVVSSDWCANVIEAHKSDNIAIGGSVEPGDYARSLDWAVFFCEYARFMRPFAGIVPALPGNNITYKSETLKKLLETDASGGLYEVFVNGELQKSGHELKADPSFSVRNINSWKLTNLLDVPFHHGRGFAAMRLERKPLLSRLPFLGIAVVLPAVQVMRMGRQIMSKGRHAGEFLKCLPQVGLFYLSWSVGEFVGYLLGPGGSLKQWR is encoded by the coding sequence ATGATTGAAACACCTGCTTTATCTGTAATCGTCGTTTCGTTTAATCAGCTTTCTGTTTTGCGGCAGTGTCTTGCTGCCTTCGATGGGCAATCTCAACTTGTTGGAGTGGAGATAATTGTAATTCGCGATTGGAGCAGCGCAAATGGCACGGACGGCGAAGAGATCAACGCAATCAAGGGGGAGTTCCCGAAGTTTAACTGGATTGATGCGCCCGCTGGTTGCACGGTGCCGGCCATGCGTAAGCTGGCCTTGTCTAAGTGTCGTGGCAAACTTGTTGGTTTTACCGAAGATGATTGCGTGGTTTCCAGCGATTGGTGCGCTAATGTCATTGAGGCTCACAAGTCTGACAACATCGCCATCGGTGGTTCTGTTGAACCTGGTGACTACGCAAGGAGTTTGGACTGGGCTGTTTTCTTCTGCGAATATGCGCGATTCATGCGTCCATTCGCTGGGATAGTTCCGGCACTGCCTGGCAATAACATCACATACAAATCTGAGACTTTGAAGAAGCTGTTGGAGACTGATGCAAGTGGCGGCTTGTACGAAGTTTTCGTCAACGGCGAGCTGCAGAAGTCCGGTCACGAGTTGAAGGCGGATCCGTCCTTTTCAGTGCGCAACATCAATTCCTGGAAGTTGACCAATCTTCTTGATGTTCCGTTTCATCATGGGCGGGGATTTGCTGCGATGCGATTGGAGCGCAAACCTCTTCTCAGTCGATTGCCTTTCCTGGGTATCGCGGTGGTGCTACCAGCGGTGCAGGTGATGCGGATGGGACGGCAAATCATGAGCAAAGGTCGACATGCTGGTGAGTTCTTGAAGTGTTTGCCGCAAGTTGGCTTGTTCTATTTGAGCTGGTCGGTGGGTGAATTCGTTGGCTACTTGCTTGGACCAGGTGGGAGCTTGAAGCAATGGAGATAG
- a CDS encoding glycosyltransferase: protein MTPQLSIIIASINGREYLEHCLAALDRQDGNIEAEVIVADCVGDEVTRLVREKHPHVKLISFDQKQSVPKLRATAIAQTKGQIIAITEDHCIPPPNWYQSLLRTHEVNSAPAIGGAVDNGATKRIIDWAVFFCEYSNFISPVAAGVVHDLPGPNVSYKRSETQHIFDSNEEEFWETFVHGQLESEGKQLWSDPSVSMIHKKHFTFSDFISERFHYSRAFAGTRNESISLKQRLIYLFGSPLLPPMLMLRIWKRVWAKKRHLPEFAMSLPYLLSFMVAWSVGEFVGYATGPGDSALYLT, encoded by the coding sequence ATGACTCCCCAACTTTCCATAATTATTGCTTCGATCAACGGTCGTGAGTACCTTGAGCATTGTCTCGCTGCGCTGGACAGGCAGGATGGCAATATTGAAGCCGAAGTGATTGTTGCTGACTGCGTTGGTGATGAAGTTACTCGGCTAGTCAGAGAAAAACATCCGCATGTGAAGCTGATTTCTTTTGATCAGAAGCAGAGCGTCCCTAAGCTTCGAGCGACTGCTATCGCTCAGACCAAAGGACAAATAATTGCTATCACCGAAGACCACTGCATTCCTCCTCCAAACTGGTATCAGTCGCTTTTGAGGACTCATGAAGTCAATTCCGCCCCCGCCATTGGTGGCGCCGTAGACAATGGTGCGACGAAGCGGATTATTGATTGGGCTGTCTTCTTCTGCGAGTACAGTAATTTCATAAGTCCGGTCGCTGCAGGTGTTGTGCACGATCTTCCTGGACCTAATGTTTCATACAAGCGTAGCGAAACGCAACACATCTTCGACTCCAATGAAGAGGAGTTTTGGGAAACTTTCGTCCACGGTCAATTGGAATCTGAAGGTAAGCAGTTGTGGTCCGATCCTTCGGTGAGCATGATTCACAAAAAGCACTTTACGTTTTCCGATTTCATTTCTGAGCGCTTCCACTATTCTCGCGCTTTTGCGGGAACAAGAAATGAGTCAATCAGTCTCAAACAACGTTTGATTTACCTTTTCGGCTCGCCATTACTGCCACCAATGCTGATGCTGAGAATCTGGAAACGAGTTTGGGCTAAGAAGCGTCATTTGCCCGAATTTGCGATGTCACTTCCCTATTTGTTGAGTTTTATGGTGGCATGGTCGGTGGGAGAGTTCGTCGGTTATGCAACAGGTCCCGGCGACAGTGCGCTCTATTTGACTTAG
- a CDS encoding Gfo/Idh/MocA family oxidoreductase — MSMPKVIIVGSGLMGRWHAFSALRSGATITAIVDPNLEKARALQHEFAAHNIYKSLDECLQNNASKHKSNIAHICTPDQNHLESIELCLTHKLHCLVEKPLVSTFEQTKRVLEQANESGLKIAPVHQMPFQSGASRLAANHANLGKIVRMTHTAFTSGGEGKSETERQHVLLEILPHPLSLFYRFFGERLEADQFNVRRYENGELEIDAAVDDSLLRISISLRARPTRNELTVAGDKASAHVDLFHGFCTYESGEVSKRSKILKPFRFGSSLVFDAGRNLVQRSAEKEVAYPGLRNLIRQFYRSALEGKEAPISEREILLCAEVADRVRTNSDSRS; from the coding sequence ATGAGCATGCCGAAAGTCATAATCGTTGGATCAGGGCTAATGGGACGCTGGCACGCCTTTTCGGCACTCCGAAGCGGTGCGACGATCACGGCCATTGTCGACCCGAATCTGGAGAAAGCCCGAGCACTGCAACACGAATTTGCAGCACATAACATCTACAAATCCCTGGACGAGTGCTTGCAGAACAATGCCAGCAAACACAAGAGTAATATCGCTCACATATGCACACCGGACCAAAATCATCTCGAATCGATAGAACTTTGTCTTACGCACAAACTCCATTGCCTTGTAGAGAAGCCGCTGGTCTCAACCTTTGAGCAAACAAAACGTGTTCTCGAACAGGCAAATGAGAGTGGCTTAAAAATCGCTCCGGTTCATCAAATGCCTTTCCAGAGCGGCGCGTCGAGACTGGCAGCAAATCATGCCAACCTGGGCAAAATCGTTCGCATGACTCACACAGCATTTACAAGCGGCGGCGAGGGCAAGTCAGAAACTGAGCGACAACACGTCCTGCTGGAAATTCTGCCACACCCACTTTCTCTGTTCTATAGATTTTTTGGCGAGCGGCTTGAGGCAGATCAATTCAACGTTCGTCGTTATGAGAACGGCGAATTGGAAATAGACGCAGCCGTTGATGATAGTTTGTTAAGAATCTCAATAAGTTTGAGGGCTCGTCCAACCCGTAATGAACTAACGGTAGCGGGAGACAAAGCCTCCGCACATGTCGACCTCTTCCATGGCTTTTGCACATATGAATCTGGCGAAGTTTCAAAACGCTCGAAGATTTTGAAACCATTTCGGTTTGGCTCAAGTCTGGTTTTTGACGCCGGTCGGAACCTCGTACAACGAAGCGCAGAAAAGGAAGTCGCTTATCCTGGCTTGAGAAATCTGATTCGCCAGTTTTATCGCTCAGCACTGGAGGGCAAAGAAGCGCCAATCAGCGAGCGAGAAATCCTCCTCTGTGCGGAAGTAGCAGACAGAGTTCGAACAAACTCCGACTCCAGGAGTTAG
- a CDS encoding glycosyltransferase, producing the protein MSEAKSFELSIVVAWQAAQPNIEDCLDSLYAQRTHHNFEVIVAYGGFKPSLEILSKKYSDLKILEHSESDSIPSLHGLGLAHAAGDLLAITEAHTTFSPDWVDTAVSVSSSNSDAAIGGVVEPGKNLTSVDYALYLCDYAQFALPLATGPSDDLPGNNIVFKRQIMDMHLNRTDLAKHGFWKTFFCNELMEKGEQLSRDSRLVAYYNRHLTFSEVMERRYHHGRCFGAMRSEAFNCSKRAIYAASCAALPAVLALRLFSKVRGKPALMSRFLKVQPICEAIICAWIYGEFVGTVGGAGDSCGRL; encoded by the coding sequence ATGAGTGAAGCAAAAAGTTTTGAGCTGTCGATAGTAGTGGCATGGCAGGCTGCTCAGCCTAATATTGAAGACTGTCTTGATTCGCTTTACGCTCAGCGGACTCACCATAATTTCGAGGTAATCGTCGCATATGGCGGCTTTAAGCCTTCTCTGGAGATATTGTCGAAGAAGTATAGTGATCTGAAAATTCTGGAGCATTCCGAATCTGACAGCATACCGTCTTTACATGGACTTGGATTAGCACATGCTGCTGGAGATTTATTGGCGATTACCGAAGCGCATACAACATTTTCGCCAGACTGGGTTGATACCGCTGTTAGTGTGTCGTCTTCCAATTCTGATGCCGCTATTGGTGGTGTCGTGGAGCCTGGCAAAAATTTGACTTCTGTCGACTATGCTTTATATCTTTGTGATTATGCTCAGTTTGCTTTGCCGCTGGCAACCGGTCCTTCCGACGACTTACCTGGTAACAATATCGTGTTTAAGCGTCAAATCATGGATATGCATCTGAATCGAACTGATCTGGCCAAGCATGGTTTTTGGAAAACTTTTTTCTGCAACGAGCTAATGGAGAAGGGAGAGCAATTGTCCCGGGATTCACGTCTGGTGGCGTACTACAACCGGCATTTGACTTTTAGTGAAGTCATGGAACGTCGTTACCACCATGGGCGGTGTTTCGGAGCTATGAGGTCGGAGGCATTCAATTGTTCAAAGCGGGCAATTTATGCTGCCTCGTGTGCGGCTCTTCCTGCTGTGTTGGCATTGAGGCTTTTCAGCAAAGTGCGCGGGAAGCCTGCCTTGATGTCGAGGTTCTTGAAAGTTCAGCCCATTTGCGAAGCGATAATTTGTGCTTGGATTTATGGCGAGTTTGTAGGCACTGTCGGTGGCGCCGGGGATAGTTGCGGGCGCCTGTGA
- a CDS encoding glycosyltransferase: MSAAPISVVVASQNARASIAECLSVVVDQARELNAEVLVADASTDGTDTIVREQFPQVTLLKGDATKDLIPQLWGLGMRNAGAPIVAITNAQCIPEPNWLASMQKVFDTTDVTGVGGPINPPINGSALDWAIYFSRFTAFMPPVQSGFIRELPGDNVAYTKSGLDAYWKDRENGFWETLFHHQLREHQQSLYMSPDVKVHLAHTVSGDDFWTVRMRHGRHYGSTRPNTSVPARFVRILSAPILVPYLVGRMGMRVLTKRKDFFLPYLRALPWLVIFTIAWSIGEVQGYLSPVHEQS, encoded by the coding sequence ATGAGTGCTGCCCCCATCTCGGTTGTCGTCGCCTCTCAGAATGCGCGTGCCAGTATTGCTGAATGTCTGAGCGTGGTTGTGGATCAGGCGCGGGAACTGAATGCGGAAGTACTGGTAGCTGATGCTTCAACTGATGGCACGGATACGATTGTTCGGGAGCAGTTTCCTCAAGTAACACTGCTTAAGGGGGATGCGACGAAGGATTTGATTCCCCAATTGTGGGGTCTGGGAATGCGCAATGCGGGCGCTCCTATTGTGGCAATTACAAATGCCCAGTGTATTCCTGAACCGAACTGGTTGGCATCTATGCAAAAGGTATTTGATACCACGGATGTTACTGGCGTAGGTGGGCCGATCAACCCACCCATCAATGGTTCCGCCCTTGATTGGGCGATTTACTTCTCGCGTTTTACAGCCTTTATGCCGCCCGTGCAAAGTGGCTTCATTCGCGAGCTTCCCGGCGATAACGTCGCGTATACGAAATCTGGTTTGGATGCTTATTGGAAGGATCGAGAAAATGGTTTTTGGGAGACGCTTTTTCATCATCAGTTGCGCGAGCATCAGCAATCCTTATATATGTCGCCGGATGTGAAAGTTCATCTTGCCCATACTGTAAGCGGTGACGATTTCTGGACCGTGAGGATGAGGCATGGGCGACATTATGGATCGACTCGTCCCAACACTTCAGTTCCTGCCCGTTTCGTGCGGATACTATCGGCACCGATTTTGGTGCCATATTTAGTAGGGCGCATGGGGATGCGGGTTTTGACAAAGCGAAAAGATTTCTTTTTACCTTATTTGAGGGCGTTGCCATGGCTAGTTATATTTACGATTGCCTGGTCGATTGGAGAAGTTCAGGGGTACTTGTCTCCCGTGCATGAGCAGTCATAG